ttatacacggactcttaacagtttgtattattgtggaccctttagaacatcattattattattattatttcctttgattaGAATCAGAAAGGAGGTATATTTGACTGTTATTAGCCTTAAGTAGACGGGAATATTGCTTTAACGGTAATTGTGACAACTGAGGAGAACATGTAGGCAGAATCCCCAGAATGGCGTCATGGAACCAACCAATATCGAGCTGAAACGGTCCTTTCACTAAGGCTGTTGCCACGCGGGAAGCGTATATAAGGAAGCCTTATATAATAAGACTCTACCTCACGCTGCTGACGGAGGAAGTGCTATAGTACTATAGTACTAAGACATCTGCGGGTTTACCAGAATTTTGCCTGAAACGTTGTTATACCTTCCGCTGTTATAGTATGCACAGTCGGCCTATGCCGGCAAAAGCCTGTGCAATTATAACAGCGTCAGTGGGTTcggttttgcctgcacaggcatGACTGCGCAGAGGAGACCGAGTTTGCATGCAAACCACGAGGAGTAATACTTGATGGAAACGTTAATTATTCCTTAAGCCGCTGGACAAACATCTTTAGAGTCACGCGCTTAATTTTTCCACCAAATTTAGGTTTCAGGAAAACATAGGAATTagatttattctcatttattgcCTAATGATTCTGCATAATTGGAATAGACAGTTGACCAATAAGTATAGTAGTAATTATAAACATAATGAGGCAAAAACAAGCGTAgaacaaaaaatcaaatgaagaCAATATGGCGTTTCTTAGTTAAGATTTCAAACTAGGTAGGATTCAAGTCAAAACTGAAATAATTAAGATCCAATAAATCCATAATTACCAATTACAAAGCTTAACAGACGCATAGTCTTTCTTTCAAAACACTTATAGATTACCCAGTTGGATTTTCTGCACTTTGCTGTAATCATTGGCGCACCTAAAAAAGGCCGCTTTCTGCACAATTGCACGATTTCAATTCAATGGTCCATTCAGCCGgaaaaacgctggattcctcttCCAGCATCTTTCGTTTTCGTTTCCACAATAGTCCCATATAGGCTGCACTTTCATTTTGctttcacaaaacaaaacaaaaatgtatattcTTTAGCACTGGATCGCTCTTTCTTGGAAGATATATCAAGGGGTGGGGGGATGGTGGGGTTTTCAACTAGCATGCATGAGTCTAGGTTTAGCTAAGGGATGGCTCAGACTAGGTGCTCTCTCTAAAGGTATACTGAACCTGAAAATTTGAAGTCCCGCGGAGTTCTGTatgtaaaatgtgaaaaattatgtaattatCTTTGGCACTTTTCCTCTAAAACACACAAATCAAATGGATAAATACTGTGAACAAGACAAGATTCGCAAGTACAAATCATAGGCCTAAGACGTTTTTGATATATAAGTTGTTTTAACGAGCACTTAGTTCATAAGCCTATAAGTGAATGTATCTTTTAACGCTAATTGTCGTCACAAGGCGGTACTTCTTCAAGAACAATAGATTGTATTTTAttctagattattttttttttagaaaacgcTAATAAATAGCATGATTATTGAACTCGTCTTTTAGACCTAACgaatcgatttaaaaaaaaatcttgttgccGAATCTGGTTTCCTGGTAGTTTCTGAGGTGGCGCTTGATGAAcagatcttcttcttcttgagttgCTCGTCTGGAATGGTGATATGTCTCCTGTTGTATCTAGTCCTGGTCGACGGAGACGCCCATGCTCTCGGAGCGGAAGGCCTCAACCTGTGCTTGGCTGTCGGCGCGCATCATACGACGTAAGTCAGGCTGCAACAGGGTAAAGGGACGTTACACATCTTTTATTAATATCTCTTTCAAGGATCGATTAAAAATATACCAGCTACTGGTCTGATAACAAACTCTCTCAGAGTACAGTTGCACCTTTTCCAGCCGGTGTTCTGACTAGAAAACGTATATGAGCTCTGTGGCAGCTGTCTGACACTAGCTGTTTACCATGAAACTCACATAGATCAGCTACAGTAGTGATGCGAGAAATTTGGCCTGATATCCCCCTCAGAGATAAACTGTAGAAGTTCTCAAGGTTATTTGTTGCAGCTACTTTATGCTATCATTTTAATCTGAAACCTATTGATAAATAGCTTCAAAGCATAGATTTTTATTTGAACCAGACTACCAGATCAGCTGAGGCTGATCTGTGATCCACCCAGAGATCAGCTGCAGCAGGTCTACTAGTCTTTGATCTGAACCACATTTCAGAGATCAGCTGTGTACGTGTTCTCAAATTAGCTACAGCTGTTTTGCCTGTGATTTGACTTAAAAAACGGTTTAAGAGATCAACTGCATCGCCTTCCAAGCTAAAACTTTGGTCCAGTACCCTTCCAGAAGCTGTAATCTGTGACCATTTCAGACAGAAGGCATTGTTATTTTCAACTCAGTCTAACCCTCTTTCAGACaagaaattgtcattttttttcaatttcctgtcAGCCCTTTAACCTGACTTTTCAAAATGACTCACCTTAGGATGCATGAGGACGAAGGGCAGCTCGGCTGTAACCTCACCGCCCATGGCACCGAGGTAGAGCTTCACTTTGACAGTGTAGGAGACCACCATTCCGAAGATGTCACGATTCTCTGGGTTGGCGAGACTAGGggaaaaacattaatattatttctatacgttgttataaagttttatttttgtttttaggagactgttgaatatttttttttactgcagatgtttagaatatacaaaaaattaagatttttgcagacattgttgtagtttttatttttaaatttttttaaagagattagGGAATATTCTTATAaaggttatttttatgtttttagattattgaatatttttcgtttttgtttctgCAGATGTTTAGAATATACAAagaattaagatttttttccaGACATTGctataaagtttttaattttttatattcttaaagagaatatggaatatttttttcactgcagatgtttagaaaatataaaataatatttattttcaaacattattataaaaaatcaatatatataagagattaaggaatatttttttgtgGTAGTGAAGTTTAACACTCCTCATGCATTAGATTTTAATTAAGGcatactaataattttcattagaTTCTGAATTATTGCAAAAGGTAATAACAGCAACTGAGAAATATCCTATGAAGAGACCACCACTTTAAATTAAGAgaaagctcttctctctctctctctctctctctctctctctctctctttgcatcaaGATGATCTgtgcatgtaataataataaataataataagaataagataataataataataataataatataataataataataataataatattattattattattattattattattattattattattattaaaatcactCACAGCGTAGAAGAAGCCAAATTAGTGTGGATGTTCTTCAAGTGACCGTCAAGAGCGACGCCCCTACGATCCATGTTGGAGGTAAGCGTTGGGGTTAGCTGGAGCACCTTTTGCAGGGCCGAGCCAGGCGAGATGGGGCATCCCTCCCTGttggagaaaggaagaaaaaaaagacaataaaagagGTACAGGTGATACGAAAGTAATCAGCAAGTTGAAAGGAGTAGGCCTAGTGGTTCAGAAACAATAAAAGAGGTACAGGTGATACGAAAGTAATCAGCAAGTTGAAAGGAGTAGGCCTAGTGGTTCAGAAACAATAAAACAAGTGGAGGTGATACGAAAGTAATCAGCAAGTTGATAGCAATAGGCCTAGTTGTTCCTAATTCGATTGCGCACTGAATCAATAATGTTTTAAATTCAAATCAAAGGCTCGTGAATATCATTACTTGATATCGAATGAATTAAACGtccaataaaaggaaaagaaaaatgattagaATATTCATACTAGAAATGAATGGATTCTGAATAAGTTAGACCCAATAAGCAAAAGTATTCAACTTTTTAGGAAACTGATACGAGTGGGTTATTGGATTTTGAgtaacttgtaaaaaaaatataaaaatatattgaactTTTCAGAAGGCTAATACGAGTGGTTTTTGGATTTTGGGTAACttgtaaaaaatcaataaaaaaatatttaacttttcaGAAGGCTAATACAAGTGGTTATTGGATTCTGAGTAACTCagaattctaaaataaaatctatataaatataaaggtttcTAGCAGTCTTATGTAATATCCtaggtctaggtatacacctaATATTCATACAGGAGACTGATACAAGTGGTTATTGGGATTTTGAGTAAAGGTTTCTAGCAGCCATATGCAAAGGGATTAACGAGTGTGACATCCTCGGTCTAGGTATACCCCTAGACCGTGGTGGTATCAGTGGCCCAAACACCGTTTTCAGAAGACTCACTGGGTCTCGACGCTGGAGACGGTGCTGCGGTACTGTCCGCCACTGAACAGGCAAATATCCACGATTTGCTGGACAGCGGCCTTGATTTTCTTCACGGTCTTGTTGCTGTGGTTCCTGATGGTCATGTTGATGTTGATCTTCTCGTCGTGGTAGTAGAGCTGCTTGTCCAGGGTGACCTCCAGCTCCAGCTCTCCGGGGCTCAGCATGAAGTCCTTCCGGACGACGGTGCAGGGCTGGCGGCCGGTCTTGCTGGGGGCGAACTGGATTCGGCGGATGTTCAGTTGGATGGTGGATCTGGGAGCAGAGAGATGAGGCAGactgagagactgagagattccagccctgtgattggcttatcaacagccaatcaggaccgtcgtaagggactggcctagacatcaaatgcacagttgatgcaaatctactatagtaagataGAAGTGTTATCTTTGCATGGCTAACGaggttttcttttaaattatgtcCTTGCATGGCCTTCTCTCGCGAAACTGAGTCTGAAACATTAAATCTTTACATAGCTGAAGGCTCTGCTTCAAGATCCCCAAGGGACTACGTCATCAAAAACCCCAGCAGCTAGTCAAGGTCTTGACCCCAGTGAGCCTACAACCCTATTACTTATCCAGAATATCCTCAAGAACCCCTCCTGTGGGAATCCAAACCCCATTACACAAACAAAACTTCCCCAAAAAACACCACCTAGTCTAGGGGAACACCAACCAATTAATTACCCAAAGCATCCCAAAAAACATCACCTAGAGGAACACCAACCCTTTAATTACCCAAAGCATCCCAAAAAACATCACCTAAAGGCACACCAACCCCACAGAACACCACCAAAAAACCTCATCGTTCCACGAACCTCTTATGACTGCGATCTTCTTCGTTCTCTCCAACGTAAACCTTGACGTAGTACTCAACACCACAGGGGCGCCCCTCGTCATCCTTGCCGGGTTGGATGGTGATGGAAGGAGGCGCCTGCTCAGGCATCTTGAAGGTGAAGGGGTAGGCGTTACCACCCAGCTTTTTGATGAGGCGCTCCTGCAGCTTGGTAGCCTCACCATCACTCTTGGGAGGGTAGATCTGCTGGCTGGCCAGAAACAGGTCCTTCTGGAAGCAGAGGCCCATGACCTCGTCCTCCTCGCGGCCATAACGGAAGCTGCACACCAGCTGGCCAAAGACTCTCCTTCCCTGCAGGTAGCTGCTGTCGACGACCAAGACGCCATCTGGAGaacgagaaggaggaggaggagggatagtTAGCAGCAATAAACGAACATCACAGTGAAGTTCTTAGTCTGATATTTATGGGTCTATGTAACCAGACACTACCCCTTAACAGGGACTATTGAAAGGCTCGTACATTTGTGAGCTTACTTAAACAGGCACAGTCTAAAAAGGCTCCAGCAGATATGAGTAACATATGTGAGTCTGAGGCTCCCACCTATGGGTACTTAATTAATCAGTCACTCTAAAAAGGCTCCAGCAGATATGAGTAACATATGTGAGTCTGAAGCTCCCACCTGTGGGTACTTAATTAACCAGTCACAGTCTAAAGGCCCCAGCAGTTATGAGTAACATATGTGAGTATAAATGGCAAGTCATCAATAGGCTCCCACCTACGGGGGACTATTTAAACCAGTCGCTACTCCAACACATGTGAGTCTAAGTAACCAAATCATCTGGAGGGTCCTACTTATGTGAGCCATACTTAACCAGTCATTGTAAGTAAACAACAGTTAGTACTCACCAACGGGATCGACGGACGACACATGGTCGACGAAATCACGGCGTCCCAAGTAGATGGTCAGCTTGCCATTGGGGGCGGCTTTCTTGAAGACCTTGAATTGAACCACCATTTTGAAAGATGAAGTTGAGCTTAGAAATGAAGGCGGTATGCGAAGCACTAGGCTAAGGAAATTGAGAAGGATAGTTTCTAGAAAGTTCGTCGGTTGCAGGCTAAAGAATGGTGTGAGGAATTCACAGGGGCGAATATATACCGTCCGAGGGAATAATTAAATTACAGACCTAGTTCTTCTTGTGACGCCGTTCTGCGCAAGCAAAAGTTTTTTTGGCGGGCTCTCTTCCCACATGGCATACCTATACCTGCTGAAGCCAAAAGTGGTTCCCGCAGAAGCCTTGCAAGGGACAGAAAGATAGctagctctctctatctctctctctctctctcgtatgctcTGTTTTTTATGCTACCCTTCAAGTCAGGAAGTGTCTTGTAGCTAAATCAGTCTATTGGAATCTGACCATATGCAAAGTGCTTGGAATGCTAATACGGAATGTTCTAACAAAATTTGACTAAATTATGAATTCCAAAGTCTGTCAGATCGTAaatttttgttggtttttaatgttaaattttgaaAGCTGAGAAAAACGGACACGACTAGCCTATGGCAACTCTTCTAAACCGGTGTCCACTGCATGAGGGTCTAGACACAAGTTATGGATGGGTCTAGGGAATCattctccctgtgtgtgtgtgtgtgtgtgtgtgtgtaacttggtATGGCGGGCTTAGAATCAAATGGTTTTTATTGCCCCCTCTTACAAACCAACCTCTGTCTATGGAGACCTTTGCCACGTCGGTCTAGGGCTCTAGGCTATAGGTCTATGGAGACCGGAGGGTTTCATAGACTAAACCGGCCCATTTTTGGTGAAATAAACCCCGTACCGACAAGATAAACCAGGACAGCCGAAAAGTGTGCCACTGCTGCTTCTGTTGGAGCAAATATGAAATGAGGATTCAATCAAACAACACGAAGAACAGCAATATAGCAAGCATAACTGCCTTCAGTTGCCAAGATAATAGCAAGTGCACTGAAGCCGGTGCAAAGGGGTATGTATATACGGTGTTACTTCCTAACTTCAGGCGCAATGTAATTTCGTCGCTAATGTAATGTAATTCGTCTCcagattattttttgtttattcagagCCTCGCAATGTCTTTGTTTATATTATGAGACTAATTAGCTaataacttttcattttccttactcGTTTATCGGCTCATAttgcgaaatctctctctctctctctctctctcctctctctctctctctctctctcgttaacgacAGCCATCCTGGAAAAGAAAGGGAATTAGTCAAATAACAGAAGGTCAAGGCTCTTATGAAGACCCActgtgctatctctctctctctctctctctctctctcgtccttcccGTTCATCTCAATGGGCTTCACCGGTTGCGCCGATAGTCCTATAAGTTGTTCGGCACTCGTTGTCTGTCGCCATTGCAATGCTGTTTCTCTttcgctgttgttgttgttgttgcttttattatttgttgCTTATGGTGTTTTGTCCGTCATTGCTGTAATGAATGTTAATATTTATTATCTCAAGTGTAAGCATAGTCGTTCACTCAGGCGAGAATCCTTGATAGCCTTACGTAcgtatctataataataataataattataatgataattataataataatacggacaaGAAAATTCTAAAGACATAAAGACACAATAACAATTATCTTTTTGCCGCTAATtgataataatatcaattatctcagtacagaaaaaaaaaatggtcaaggtTTACCGGGTGATTTTCGATGTGGAACTTTgctagccctctagcctcagggaaaagtgcggacggacagacatagccgCCACGATAGTTTtccccaaggtatatagaatggtggTTTTccctttccagaaaactaaaacaaaacgcggAGGTCAAaaagtctaagagagagagagagagaaagagagggagagcgagCTTTACTATGTCTTCTGAACTCATGTGGATGTATGACTCAGGGTCCATGACGTCATACTACGTTGTGTAGCCTATACAGCCAATTAGATAAAGGACACGCCATAATGGCGCTGTGTTCTGAGGTATGCAAATGGGAttatcgtatctctctctctctctctctctctctctctctctctctctctcgattcatgATAATATCTTCTATCTCATTCAGTCAGGGTGGCTGCGCGATTTCATTCATCTTCTCTAATAATCTAGCATTTAGAATTTTGGAATTCTATTCTTGCGTCTAGTTTTCCCTGCTCTGGTCACTCACATGCTTTGAGGAGCAATTTAAACCTCTCCtctctttttaatttcattttgcgTGTTTCTAGACCATATAGGtctactgaagaagaagaagaagctttagTCAACTGGTTGGATCTCGGATATGTGTTCCATGACAAACCTTCAGGAATTCTGCGCCGATATTCATGAGGCTGCTTTAAGCAAACTTGCAGAACTGAGGAATGGAAGTATTCCTAAGTATTCCTTACTTAAATGGCTGTCGGGTTAAACAGGAGATTCGTTCTTGGCTCATCTCATCGAAGGCTGAACATAAGTCTAATGTTCACCCCTCATTCAAGAGCAAAGCCTCTGGTCTAGTCTCACGTGAGTCTAGAATATGCCTCAGTGGTCTTGTCAAACTGATAATAATCATTCAAAATCGTAGTAAATAATGAAAAGCCGTTGCTAAAACGGCAAAACAACTGTTTTTAGAAGTTGGAATTCCGGAGaaacaaaagaaatggaaaactaAAGCTCCAAAGCATCTGCATTCAAAGGTTTCTCACAACTCCATAATAGCAAGAGCAGAACTATGACGCGAATACTTGCCGTCTAAGAAGCCAAAGAGGCGACGTTAATGTACGTCAGGGAGAGAATGGAACACTGGAACGTCTCTAGTTCTTGTCTGTAATGGAATAATGGTGTGTTGGGACGTCATAACTACGTCAAAAGTTGGCTGGAATATCTCATGATATATCCCTGTAGTTTCAACTGCAGTTGTCGAGAGGTCTCGCCTATGTAGGAGCCTAGGAGGTGATTTCGCATAAGGGAGAACTAGAGACGACCAATGGCAACTATACCGGTCGCCATAGATCTGGTTTAGGCATCTTTGCCGTGGCTCTTCGGTTTAAATTGGTCTAACAGTCCAATGCTTGGAAGGGAGACAACAACCTTTATGACCGACTCTTCCTTGTTTACGATTCAGAAGAAACATCGCGTCAATTATGCACGCTGTAACTGAGTGTACATGGATGTATAGGTGCATACATTTTTACACACAGTCCTTCGGATGTATCGAAACTGGAGGAAATATGACACAATACATTACAACTCGGCAAAACATACACCACCTCCAGGCTCAGCCTAGGAAATACCTTCGTCTTGTTCTCGAGAAATGGCGGCGAGTGCAATGTTTTAATTTCCTCTTTATGGCGCATTTCCTACTATACCCTCGCCCAACCCCTCCGCATGGCGAATGGCTTGTATACATCTTTCGCCCGCTGCCCCTTATAATACCACGTACCCAATTGGCACTTTCTCagaaaatgaagaaaggaaagagGCTTTTCCTTATACGTCAGGTCATGTTATCGTCATAAAAGCGATCTTAGGAGGACGAGTGGTTATTGCGTCACTGGGAGGTCAGAGTagtgtttatctctctttctctctctctctctctctcgaagctgACTTCTTCCGGATAGCCCGTGAAAGAATGCCATATCTGCGAACGTATCGAACCTAGGCCTATAATATAGCAGTTTCTGCGAACGTGTATCAAACCTAGGCCTATGTTACAGTTTTCCTTCACATCTGTTGTGGACGAATGATCTTCCATTGgcttgtttgtgtttgttgtttcaTTCAACTGTAAAGAAAAATTTTTCACGAGACGAAATAAGTAAGCAGATCAGATAGATACGGAGGAAGTCTCGCTTGGCCTTGGCCGATATGCCAGacattatatgtgatgtttagggcaatctctctctctctctctctctctctctctctctctctctctctctctctctctctctctctccgcaaatgTAATAACGCCGGCCACTACGACCAAGGTCatgcaagtttctctctctctctctctctctctctctttctatacatacacacacacatatatataatatatatatatatatatatatatatatgtgtgtaatcctatgcagaaattaaaataaataacaatatacttGGCATAACAATAAACAAACCCATTTATACACAGAGAGTTCAgaggtgatccgacctccagcttacttgaggctcgtgctaaaatctatggtcaaatagtgcatttatttcgccaacgaaaattaaaataaatgcgctatattttataagagataatttttctgtactgtttaacgagcgcattattcatattttacatttcatactaatgaataagtcataaatatcctatcctaaaattcctgtatctttaaatcaacaaaaaacacctttttcagatcttttttaggcttttctatcgACCTTTCCCATCCCCAAAAAagatcaacaacaacagcaaagtagtttgtaggcttacaccTCGAGTAGGTGAAAAGTCGtattttttacaataattatcagaGTAATTAAAATCTACTTTTGCCCAGAGAGCTTTGCAAATTGGGCATGTATTAAAGTTTTGAATAAATTATGTaggttaattaaattttttaaggCTATAAAGAACCAACTTACTCAGAAAACAAAAGATGCTAGATATAagataatgttctctctctctctctctctctctctctctctctctctctctcgtccaaagTGACCTATGCCCTGACGATAGCTTTGAAATACATTGCCTGGTGACCTTCACTAGATTTTAAGTtgtagaaattattattaatattaatataaatattttgatcATTTTCATCAAGaacttctttaaaaaattatgaaaaaaataacactttCCGTTCAGACGGaatttctagtaaaaaaaaaactgagaaacatTACCAGAAAAAAGGCGCGACCCAGCTCTCATGACGCATGCTCAGTCGAGGTGTTAACTATGGAGCTATTCACCAACCCCTACTACCACCCCCACCTCGCCCCCACCCATATCCAAACCCCCAGGACCCTCCCTCACAGGAAAAAGGAGGTGTCCGAATACCggaagtttgattttttttctttcttttgactttCTTTAGCTCCTTTTCCGTGAAATTTCGGGTGGATGTGAGCGGGTTCTGTTGTGCATTGGGCTATATGGGTGTGTTTCGTTTGGCTCGCACTATATAAGCGATGGTCTTCCTCACCAAAGGCGTTATTTCGCATACGTCTTTCGTGTTAATCACGTTAACTTATAAAAGGACACAGTATACATCTCTTGGGTAGAGAATGCTCCTGTTAAATATGGTAAgttttaaagattatatatatatatatatatatatatatatatatatatatagtatatatatatatatatatatatatatatatatatatatatatatatgaataattatatatatatatatacgtatatatataatatatatatatatctatatatatatatatatatatatattactatatactatatatatatatatatatatagaatatataatatatatatatatatataataattatcacatcaccgtgattcatataaatcattcatgctacaaatttcctttaatatctaattcgctctacctcgaaattgatatattttcatatagaccGGGGAACCcgtaataagtaatatatatatatatatatatatatataatatatatatatattatgaatgaatgtttatcacatcactgtgattcatatagtacacgcattaagctacaaaatgtcctttaataatatccaattcgttctacctcggaattaattatattatcatatcatgttagccgaaagggaatttttcaatgaataataatttcgtcctctcgtggattcgaaccagcagacagaggagagatgtatgtgtatatgtatgtgtatatatgcatatatatatatatatatatatatatatatatatgtgtgtgtatatatatatat
The Macrobrachium nipponense isolate FS-2020 chromosome 45, ASM1510439v2, whole genome shotgun sequence genome window above contains:
- the LOC135214350 gene encoding arrestin homolog, with the protein product MVVQFKVFKKAAPNGKLTIYLGRRDFVDHVSSVDPVDGVLVVDSSYLQGRRVFGQLVCSFRYGREEDEVMGLCFQKDLFLASQQIYPPKSDGEATKLQERLIKKLGGNAYPFTFKMPEQAPPSITIQPGKDDEGRPCGVEYYVKVYVGENEEDRSHKRSTIQLNIRRIQFAPSKTGRQPCTVVRKDFMLSPGELELEVTLDKQLYYHDEKININMTIRNHSNKTVKKIKAAVQQIVDICLFSGGQYRSTVSSVETQEGCPISPGSALQKVLQLTPTLTSNMDRRGVALDGHLKNIHTNLASSTLLANPENRDIFGMVVSYTVKVKLYLGAMGGEVTAELPFVLMHPKPDLRRMMRADSQAQVEAFRSESMGVSVDQD